A genomic region of Pseudoalteromonas rubra contains the following coding sequences:
- a CDS encoding PilZ domain-containing protein, protein MQELLVDFEDIDELYRSYMPYQKSGGLFVQTNSRYEMGQALTLRITLPDALEEDVVTGKVVWITPQGAQNSNPPGVGVGFETEDELLNDKIVKILGTKLNSGKPTYTM, encoded by the coding sequence GTGCAAGAGTTATTAGTTGATTTTGAAGACATTGACGAGCTATATCGTAGCTACATGCCTTATCAAAAAAGTGGTGGTTTATTTGTACAAACCAATAGCCGCTATGAAATGGGTCAGGCGCTGACGTTGCGTATTACCTTACCTGATGCGTTGGAAGAAGATGTTGTCACGGGCAAGGTGGTCTGGATAACACCGCAGGGCGCACAGAACTCCAACCCACCAGGGGTAGGGGTAGGCTTCGAGACCGAAGACGAATTGCTGAATGATAAAATAGTAAAAATATTGGGTACTAAGCTGAATTCAGGCAAACCCACCTACACCATGTAA
- a CDS encoding DUF6765 family protein yields MQIDLHHAMTWVVARDAGFSPAQATTIAHAAQYVDDATNYGHIKFHNGAAYERIATAHKMLEYRNLDSLKNMKVWVPFHFLPGNGGLPAGENPAGSFIQKLVCRPHSFVAKDMVAEVLADKDRPHSLHRLGITAHVFIDTWGHRGFAGVDHPVNHVRDIKDHNGQSHETLITKVSNYFANILQDNIPSLGHGQALSHPDLPHQHWSYQNGLGEAVERNNPVDFLQAANALCKVFQTYLVRPITGLSPDVEREIARCFSQFVSDNGATRHQQWLDAIAADRFGLGAHQLAYIAKGPGSWKHQALGTTLADGDEDCYQYHPDFLNSDWKHFHDAAKKHRQSIIVDILPKYGICVS; encoded by the coding sequence ATGCAAATTGATCTCCATCACGCTATGACCTGGGTGGTTGCCAGAGACGCCGGGTTCTCACCAGCTCAGGCCACCACCATAGCTCATGCGGCACAATATGTAGACGATGCCACCAACTATGGTCATATCAAGTTTCATAATGGTGCTGCTTACGAGCGCATTGCGACTGCCCATAAAATGCTTGAGTATCGTAATCTGGATAGCCTGAAAAATATGAAAGTATGGGTGCCGTTTCATTTTTTGCCTGGCAACGGAGGGTTACCTGCTGGTGAAAACCCTGCGGGCAGCTTTATTCAGAAACTTGTGTGCCGGCCACATTCATTTGTAGCGAAAGACATGGTCGCAGAAGTGTTAGCAGATAAAGACCGGCCTCATTCATTACATCGGCTTGGGATCACCGCACACGTCTTTATCGATACCTGGGGACATCGGGGCTTTGCAGGGGTCGACCACCCGGTCAATCACGTTCGTGACATTAAAGATCATAATGGTCAGAGCCATGAGACGCTCATCACAAAAGTCAGCAATTACTTTGCCAATATCCTGCAGGACAATATTCCCAGTCTGGGCCATGGCCAGGCGCTGTCCCACCCTGATCTGCCACATCAGCATTGGTCTTATCAAAATGGTCTTGGTGAAGCTGTTGAACGCAATAACCCGGTTGACTTTTTGCAGGCAGCAAACGCGCTGTGTAAAGTATTTCAAACTTACCTTGTCAGGCCTATCACCGGGTTATCACCTGACGTAGAGCGAGAGATTGCACGGTGCTTTAGTCAGTTTGTCAGTGATAACGGCGCAACACGCCACCAGCAATGGTTGGATGCTATCGCCGCCGATCGCTTTGGCCTGGGTGCACACCAACTGGCTTACATCGCCAAAGGCCCGGGTTCCTGGAAACATCAGGCGCTGGGTACCACGCTGGCGGATGGCGATGAAGATTGCTATCAGTATCACCCGGACTTTCTGAACAGTGACTGGAAGCACTTCCATGATGCGGCGAAAAAACATCGCCAGAGTATCATCGTCGATATCCTACCCAAATACGGGATCTGTGTCAGTTAA
- a CDS encoding TatD family hydrolase gives MIVDSHCHLDRLDFDKIGKTLPEILGDARAKQVEHFLCVSVTLAQFPAMLEKILPFDDVSASCGVHPLNQEDALDPALLKELAQHPKVVAVGETGLDYYYSKDTHQVQRDSFAQHIDIANELNKPLIIHTRDARQDTLDIMRAHQAEQCGGVLHCFTENWEMAKQAIDMGFYISISGIVTFKNAVELQEVVKRLPLERLLIETDSPYLAPVPHRGKTNQPAYVQDVAYFIADLKGISYKELASATTENFYRLFGLAQRGNAS, from the coding sequence ATGATTGTAGATTCTCACTGTCACCTGGACAGACTGGATTTTGATAAAATTGGAAAAACGTTGCCCGAGATCCTGGGCGATGCCAGAGCTAAACAGGTTGAACACTTTCTGTGTGTGAGCGTGACGCTGGCACAGTTTCCTGCCATGCTGGAAAAAATTCTGCCCTTTGATGATGTTTCGGCATCGTGTGGCGTGCACCCGCTCAATCAGGAAGACGCACTGGATCCTGCACTATTAAAAGAACTGGCGCAGCACCCAAAAGTAGTCGCGGTTGGTGAAACGGGGCTGGATTACTACTATTCAAAAGATACGCATCAGGTACAAAGAGACAGCTTTGCACAGCATATCGATATTGCCAATGAGCTCAATAAGCCTTTGATCATCCATACTCGCGATGCCAGACAGGATACGCTGGATATTATGCGCGCGCATCAGGCAGAGCAGTGTGGCGGTGTCTTACATTGCTTTACTGAAAACTGGGAAATGGCCAAACAAGCCATTGATATGGGGTTTTATATTTCCATCTCAGGGATTGTGACTTTTAAGAATGCCGTTGAGCTGCAAGAGGTTGTAAAGCGTCTGCCACTTGAGCGGCTGCTGATCGAAACGGATTCACCGTATCTGGCACCTGTGCCACATCGAGGTAAAACCAATCAGCCTGCCTATGTACAGGACGTGGCTTATTTTATTGCGGATTTAAAAGGTATTAGTTACAAGGAGTTAGCTAGCGCGACAACGGAGAACTTCTACCGTTTGTTTGGTCTGGCTCAGCGTGGTAATGCCAGCTAA
- a CDS encoding two-component regulator propeller domain-containing protein yields the protein MIGLYQQQIKQTKLGASILISLMIWLYSAIAFAVPVFSDTAQVMRHYDYESGLSQVSITAIEEDQLGYIWIGTQAGLNRFDGHSFKQFISRQQDPFALAGAFITALCHSGESLWIGTSTGLSVYHTVTGRFQSFLSDFSPLILSDRVQSIGCQGAAVSVTTEDGFYYVIDKTTLEPQEVALEGDFIRYVTVYKNLVYYLSDEGLMVNNRQTGITTLLLAGDYKSLMVSGERAFLISKDNQLTAYDTLFERALWQSAISPDAKLVLHSVFASAGELFVATSHGVYLLDMKGEIKKRWYKRGNNKSGLQDSSILSVFRDSNSDLWIGTETRGLHFISQLSETFGHVGEYNYPHSPLTNSDVRSFALDESDRLWVATSSGGYIFEQQRFVKVEQVYPQLARFSNTFITKIQIVGEHAWLTSRGAGVARLNLISGEVTYFMPDFGNGPELSFNDITVFKQLVLLSSRTLGLLYYDEAQNKLLPFFAPSVSAPNHVSSLLVDGDGFYFGSVGDGLFHYDGQNIKSLTTNNGLASDIVFMLSRDSLGAVWVASESGISIINKQFEVNKVLKVTDGLANEAVWAMIFDQQEHIWLGTSGGLSRINIHDHNIDNFLVVDGVQDNEFNYNAAWLAPDGRVFIGGAKGFNQFYPEQIRIAFGIRPLLISNIELLGEVLHPEASSELTLAPELTEKLVLNYNQDIVSLHYSSLDYGSERLNFFYRIVGLSDQWLKLADGVRQINLLKLEPGNYQVQTYTVNRFNQKSPVHRFTIQIKAPWWWDWYSKTFYIVALTLSFALWFRQRQARYRQVVNDNRVMNELQQRLELSLWASGDELWDWHLEDKKVYRYCVKPRIDYGRNQTTMTVEDIDQFVHPKDCIAWEEKIESCLEGELDTYEIAMRVKTLKDQWSWVLERGKVVSRDHHGRPQRIVGALKDIAELKAHQNALQTLNEQLEIKVAMRTDELYKKNQKLEQAMMELKRTQQELIESEKMASLGNVVAGIAHEINTPLGVAITALTYNQECLHNINEKLQEKQLRQTDLERFNAEQEEGYRLILRNLDRAQMLISNFKQVAVDQSSEVERDINVKDYIADVFSSLLPLSKGKEISLTITGDEDMLVNTYPGAIYQIMTNLFNNSMIHGFEAHPQGKVEVSTSMAGEHWLLIYRDDGVGMPKAGLKTLFDPFVTTKRSQGGCGLGMHIVYNLVTQLLKGEISANSSPGEGIEVTIRVPYSPPKGEEMVG from the coding sequence GTGATAGGGTTGTATCAGCAGCAGATAAAACAAACAAAGTTAGGTGCCAGTATCCTCATATCGCTCATGATCTGGCTATACTCTGCAATCGCGTTTGCCGTCCCTGTGTTTTCGGATACTGCACAGGTGATGCGTCATTATGATTATGAATCAGGTCTCAGTCAGGTCAGTATTACCGCCATTGAAGAAGATCAACTTGGCTACATCTGGATAGGTACTCAGGCTGGCCTGAATCGATTTGACGGTCATTCTTTTAAACAATTTATTAGCCGCCAGCAAGATCCCTTTGCGCTGGCCGGGGCATTTATTACTGCACTGTGCCACAGTGGAGAATCTCTCTGGATTGGCACCAGCACCGGGCTGAGTGTCTATCACACGGTTACAGGTCGATTCCAAAGCTTTTTGAGTGATTTTAGCCCTTTGATCCTATCAGATCGGGTGCAATCAATAGGTTGCCAGGGCGCCGCAGTGTCTGTGACCACAGAAGATGGGTTTTATTATGTAATTGATAAGACCACTTTAGAGCCGCAGGAAGTGGCGCTGGAAGGGGATTTCATACGTTATGTAACTGTGTATAAGAACTTGGTTTATTATCTCTCTGACGAAGGGTTGATGGTCAATAACCGTCAAACGGGCATAACAACTCTGTTGCTGGCGGGCGATTATAAATCCCTGATGGTCAGTGGCGAGCGCGCTTTTCTAATCAGTAAAGATAACCAGCTTACCGCCTATGATACGCTGTTTGAGCGCGCGTTATGGCAAAGCGCAATCTCACCCGACGCTAAGTTGGTGCTGCATTCGGTTTTTGCATCTGCCGGCGAGCTTTTTGTTGCAACCAGCCACGGCGTGTACTTGCTCGATATGAAAGGGGAAATCAAAAAGCGTTGGTATAAACGTGGCAATAATAAATCGGGTTTACAGGATAGCAGTATCCTCTCGGTATTTCGCGATAGTAACAGTGACCTGTGGATAGGGACAGAGACTCGGGGCTTGCATTTTATTAGTCAGCTCAGTGAAACTTTTGGTCATGTGGGCGAGTACAATTATCCACATTCTCCGTTAACTAATTCAGATGTGCGCAGCTTCGCGCTGGATGAGTCTGACAGGCTGTGGGTCGCAACCTCCAGTGGTGGTTATATTTTTGAGCAGCAAAGGTTTGTGAAAGTAGAGCAGGTTTATCCTCAGCTAGCCCGTTTTTCCAATACTTTTATCACTAAGATACAGATTGTCGGTGAGCATGCCTGGTTGACATCACGTGGTGCCGGAGTCGCACGGTTAAATCTGATAAGCGGGGAAGTCACCTATTTTATGCCTGATTTTGGCAACGGACCCGAGCTGAGTTTTAATGATATCACCGTATTTAAACAGTTGGTTTTACTCAGCTCGCGTACTTTGGGTTTGCTTTATTACGACGAAGCCCAGAATAAGTTGTTGCCCTTCTTTGCGCCATCCGTATCGGCTCCCAATCATGTTTCTTCACTCCTGGTAGACGGCGATGGCTTCTACTTTGGGAGTGTTGGTGATGGTTTGTTTCATTACGATGGACAGAATATCAAATCTCTCACGACCAACAATGGGCTTGCGTCAGATATTGTGTTCATGCTGTCCCGCGACTCGCTCGGCGCAGTCTGGGTGGCCAGTGAATCCGGTATAAGCATTATCAACAAGCAGTTCGAAGTGAACAAAGTACTCAAAGTGACCGATGGACTGGCCAATGAAGCGGTCTGGGCCATGATATTTGATCAGCAGGAACATATCTGGCTCGGAACCAGTGGTGGTCTGAGTCGGATTAATATCCACGATCATAATATCGATAATTTTCTGGTTGTAGACGGTGTACAGGACAATGAGTTTAACTACAATGCTGCCTGGTTAGCCCCTGATGGCCGGGTATTTATTGGCGGCGCCAAAGGGTTCAACCAGTTCTATCCTGAACAGATACGTATTGCGTTTGGGATCCGTCCCTTACTGATCTCCAATATTGAGCTGCTTGGTGAAGTCTTACATCCTGAAGCCAGTAGCGAGCTGACACTGGCGCCTGAGCTGACTGAAAAACTGGTGCTTAATTACAATCAGGATATCGTTTCTTTACATTACTCCAGCCTGGATTATGGCTCTGAGCGGCTGAATTTCTTTTATCGTATTGTTGGACTGAGCGACCAGTGGTTGAAACTCGCAGATGGTGTCAGGCAAATAAATTTGCTGAAACTGGAACCCGGTAATTATCAGGTACAGACTTATACGGTGAATCGCTTCAATCAGAAGTCCCCTGTGCATCGTTTTACAATCCAGATAAAGGCGCCATGGTGGTGGGACTGGTACTCTAAAACGTTTTATATCGTGGCCTTAACACTCAGCTTCGCTTTGTGGTTCAGGCAACGCCAGGCACGTTATCGTCAGGTTGTGAATGACAACAGAGTCATGAACGAACTGCAGCAGCGCCTTGAGCTGAGCTTGTGGGCCAGTGGCGACGAACTCTGGGACTGGCATCTGGAAGACAAAAAAGTCTATCGCTACTGCGTAAAACCGCGCATTGACTACGGCAGAAACCAAACCACCATGACAGTTGAGGACATTGACCAGTTTGTGCATCCAAAAGATTGTATCGCCTGGGAAGAAAAGATCGAATCATGCCTTGAAGGAGAGCTGGATACCTATGAAATCGCCATGCGGGTGAAAACGTTAAAAGACCAGTGGAGCTGGGTATTGGAGCGTGGCAAGGTGGTGAGCCGTGACCATCATGGCAGGCCACAACGTATTGTTGGGGCATTAAAGGATATCGCAGAGCTGAAGGCGCATCAAAATGCGTTACAAACGCTCAATGAACAACTTGAAATCAAAGTCGCAATGCGTACGGATGAGCTATATAAGAAAAACCAGAAACTAGAACAAGCGATGATGGAGCTTAAACGTACCCAGCAAGAGCTCATAGAAAGTGAAAAAATGGCCTCTCTGGGCAATGTGGTAGCAGGCATCGCCCATGAGATTAATACACCATTGGGCGTGGCCATTACGGCGCTGACCTATAATCAGGAGTGTCTGCACAACATCAACGAAAAGCTTCAGGAAAAGCAACTACGCCAGACGGATTTAGAGCGTTTTAATGCCGAGCAGGAAGAAGGGTATCGGCTCATTTTACGCAACCTGGACAGGGCACAAATGCTGATCAGCAACTTTAAACAGGTTGCAGTGGATCAGTCCAGTGAAGTTGAACGAGATATCAACGTGAAGGATTATATTGCCGATGTTTTCAGCTCTTTGTTACCACTGAGCAAAGGCAAAGAGATCAGCCTGACCATTACGGGCGACGAAGACATGCTGGTGAATACCTACCCGGGCGCCATCTATCAAATCATGACGAACTTGTTCAACAATTCCATGATCCATGGCTTTGAAGCTCATCCTCAGGGCAAGGTTGAGGTATCAACAAGCATGGCCGGAGAGCATTGGTTACTGATCTATCGCGATGATGGCGTGGGCATGCCAAAAGCAGGCCTGAAAACCCTGTTTGATCCGTTTGTAACGACGAAAAGGAGTCAGGGCGGTTGTGGCTTGGGCATGCATATCGTTTATAACCTGGTCACGCAACTGCTCAAAGGGGAAATCTCAGCGAACTCAAGCCCGGGCGAGGGCATTGAAGTGACCATCAGGGTCCCATATTCCCCGCCCAAAGGCGAAGAAATGGTTGGGTGA
- a CDS encoding cupin domain-containing protein → MNSTVFALSALWVLSLTNISTAQAHSTEQIKVETLTKQQHSWNGAVLPAYPKGQPEVRIMRFTIPSGQTLPVHKHPYINAGLLLKGELQVETQSGETIHIKAGDTLVEVVDTWHWGKSVGKEAAQIVVFYAGVKDQPVTLKQD, encoded by the coding sequence ATGAACAGCACTGTATTTGCCTTATCGGCTTTATGGGTATTGAGTCTCACGAACATCAGTACAGCGCAAGCGCACAGTACCGAACAGATCAAGGTTGAAACGCTGACAAAGCAGCAACATAGCTGGAATGGTGCAGTGTTGCCAGCTTACCCAAAAGGCCAGCCAGAGGTGCGGATCATGCGCTTTACCATTCCTTCCGGCCAGACTTTACCTGTTCACAAACATCCCTACATCAATGCCGGATTGTTGTTAAAAGGAGAACTTCAGGTTGAGACACAAAGCGGGGAGACGATCCACATCAAAGCGGGCGATACCCTGGTTGAGGTCGTTGACACCTGGCACTGGGGGAAAAGTGTGGGTAAAGAAGCCGCGCAGATAGTGGTATTCTACGCCGGCGTTAAAGATCAACCTGTTACACTAAAACAAGACTAG
- a CDS encoding alkaline phosphatase D family protein — protein MPANRSALPYVLLGPMVRRAEPTQICLQFVTTDVPEFEVTVEGIEVSSQLSEIRLGTYLYLCFVLVTPKTGRFECDTNLSYRVKAGGQWLDMSSLSYSDAPQLLIPDTLRSVLHGSCRNPHHHSRDSLASADDYLNQTLDDSAKRPALLLMSGDQIYADDVAGPMLLAVHKLISLLEIYPEDNLTLSLPESLEQQLYQRHHWLPKTPWQERSKWSISHWLKKDEAHFSSVKAGNHLITLEEFIACYLLNFSYQAWQLVDLSQLHGQSLSHSQALEFAADKRALEGFIETLPAAQRLFANVSTLMMFDDHDVTDDWNLTARWEQNIANSPASRRIIANGLIAYWLFQGLGNDALSASGKLIDGFTQSLTAHNTWALTSFDKTLHRFTQWHYCLETQPKVVVLDTRTHRWRNEQDFNEPSGLMDWETLMELQEQMLEQESVLLVSPAPVFGVKAIETIQAVFNACGQPLVVDVENWMAHEGAAKKLIDIFKREDTPSETIILSGDVHYSFCFSVAARFGRHDNRIWQLTSSGIKNEFPKRLLHILEKLDTWLFAPWSPFNLFTKRWQLSVRKHHSDSPGKRYLVSASAISLVELEQGRLSRCRLLRGDGQMTEFSLSEHDDAPG, from the coding sequence ATGCCAGCTAATCGTTCTGCGCTTCCCTATGTATTGCTCGGCCCTATGGTGCGCCGGGCAGAGCCCACGCAAATTTGCCTGCAGTTTGTTACCACGGACGTGCCTGAGTTTGAAGTCACTGTAGAAGGCATCGAGGTGTCGTCACAGCTGAGTGAAATACGCCTGGGCACCTATCTGTATCTGTGCTTTGTACTGGTGACACCTAAAACGGGTCGCTTCGAGTGCGATACCAACCTGAGCTATCGTGTTAAAGCTGGTGGGCAATGGCTCGATATGAGCAGTCTGAGTTATTCGGATGCGCCTCAGTTACTGATACCTGACACATTGCGCAGTGTGTTGCATGGTTCATGTCGTAATCCACATCATCACAGTCGCGACAGCCTGGCAAGCGCCGACGACTACCTGAATCAAACTCTGGATGATAGCGCCAAACGACCCGCCTTATTGCTGATGTCTGGCGACCAAATTTACGCGGACGATGTGGCAGGGCCGATGTTGCTGGCTGTTCACAAGCTGATTTCGCTGCTGGAAATTTATCCTGAGGATAATCTGACTCTGAGCTTACCTGAGTCACTTGAGCAGCAACTGTACCAGCGTCATCACTGGTTACCTAAAACCCCCTGGCAGGAACGCAGCAAGTGGTCAATTAGCCATTGGCTGAAAAAAGATGAGGCCCATTTTTCCAGTGTTAAGGCGGGCAATCACCTCATTACACTTGAAGAGTTTATAGCCTGTTATTTGCTTAATTTCAGTTATCAGGCCTGGCAGTTGGTTGACTTATCTCAGTTACATGGTCAGTCACTGAGCCATTCACAAGCACTCGAATTTGCAGCCGATAAGCGCGCGCTGGAGGGCTTTATTGAGACGTTGCCTGCTGCGCAGCGCCTGTTTGCGAATGTGTCGACCCTGATGATGTTTGACGATCATGATGTGACTGATGACTGGAATTTGACCGCACGCTGGGAGCAGAATATAGCCAATTCGCCGGCAAGCAGACGGATCATTGCCAATGGCCTGATCGCTTACTGGTTGTTCCAGGGACTGGGGAACGATGCCCTGTCGGCCTCGGGTAAGCTGATTGACGGTTTCACGCAAAGTCTTACCGCGCACAACACATGGGCACTGACCAGCTTTGATAAAACTTTGCACCGCTTTACCCAGTGGCATTATTGCCTTGAAACTCAACCGAAAGTGGTGGTGTTAGATACGCGCACGCACCGCTGGCGCAACGAACAGGACTTTAACGAACCCAGTGGACTCATGGACTGGGAAACACTGATGGAACTGCAGGAGCAAATGCTGGAGCAGGAGAGTGTATTACTGGTCAGCCCGGCACCGGTTTTTGGGGTTAAGGCCATTGAGACCATCCAGGCGGTATTTAATGCATGTGGTCAACCTTTGGTGGTCGATGTTGAAAACTGGATGGCCCATGAGGGTGCAGCGAAAAAACTGATCGATATTTTTAAACGTGAAGATACACCCTCTGAGACGATCATACTCTCGGGTGATGTTCACTATTCATTTTGCTTTTCGGTTGCCGCGCGATTTGGCCGCCATGACAATCGTATTTGGCAGCTCACTTCTTCGGGGATTAAAAATGAGTTTCCGAAACGCCTGCTACATATTCTGGAAAAGCTGGATACCTGGTTGTTTGCCCCATGGAGCCCGTTTAATTTATTTACTAAACGTTGGCAACTCTCGGTCCGTAAACACCACAGTGATAGCCCCGGCAAGCGTTATCTGGTGAGTGCTTCCGCCATTAGTCTGGTTGAATTGGAGCAGGGACGTTTAAGTCGCTGTCGGTTGTTACGTGGGGATGGTCAAATGACCGAGTTCTCATTGTCTGAACATGACGATGCACCCGGCTAA
- a CDS encoding kinase-like protein, with translation MNDAFVIAPWQRQFCREHGLTAHYIQSLALVTDWLAQQVAHQTPLCLGISGSQGSGKSTLAEYLKADLTQRGLRADSVSLDDFYLSRSERAQRAADIHPLFQTRGVPGTHNMALAEEILAQFRARQPLILPRFDKSMDEPFAPELWSHTRTLDVLILEGWCLGVEAQTAEQLSCPVNLLEQNQDPDGRYRHAVNQFLKADYQSLFRQMDKLIFLNAGCFSHVARWRFEQEQTLSLSGTQSRRMSQQEVAHFVQFFQRLTQWGLETLPAQCDVHLQLSPQRDIAASTEIHN, from the coding sequence ATGAATGACGCCTTTGTTATTGCACCCTGGCAACGCCAATTTTGTAGAGAGCATGGACTGACAGCACACTATATTCAGTCGCTGGCGCTTGTGACAGACTGGTTGGCGCAACAGGTCGCACACCAGACACCTTTGTGTCTGGGGATTAGTGGGTCTCAGGGCAGCGGCAAATCGACACTGGCGGAGTATTTAAAGGCTGACCTGACACAACGCGGGTTGCGTGCTGACAGCGTGTCTTTGGATGACTTCTATCTGAGCAGGTCGGAACGTGCACAGCGTGCCGCTGATATTCATCCCTTGTTTCAAACCCGGGGTGTACCTGGTACACATAATATGGCACTGGCTGAAGAGATCCTGGCGCAATTCCGTGCCCGGCAGCCGCTCATATTACCCCGATTCGACAAATCCATGGATGAACCGTTTGCACCTGAACTGTGGAGCCATACCCGCACTTTGGATGTATTGATCCTGGAAGGCTGGTGTCTTGGAGTTGAAGCGCAAACCGCTGAGCAACTGAGCTGTCCGGTCAATCTGTTGGAACAAAACCAGGATCCGGATGGGCGTTATCGGCATGCCGTCAATCAATTTCTCAAAGCGGATTATCAGAGCCTGTTTAGACAAATGGATAAGCTCATATTCCTCAACGCAGGGTGTTTCTCTCATGTTGCCCGCTGGCGCTTTGAGCAAGAGCAGACGCTTAGCTTATCTGGCACACAGTCCCGCCGTATGTCGCAACAAGAGGTTGCACACTTTGTCCAGTTTTTTCAGCGTCTGACACAATGGGGGCTGGAAACTTTACCCGCTCAGTGTGATGTCCATTTACAACTGTCGCCACAGCGCGACATTGCAGCGTCGACAGAGATCCACAATTAA
- the holB gene encoding DNA polymerase III subunit delta' has protein sequence MYPWLETVFAQLQMSFQQQRFHHAQMFHGMTGVGKLELAQSLAAALLCKQAGTSLRACGQCKSCLLVEADNHPDKLLITAESHSISVEAIRSLNDFIFHSAQQGGNKVVVIDGIEKLTESAANALLKTLEEPAKGRYLLLLCNDTARVTATVLSRCNKMNVGVADVNSAEAWLAQQGIHSGQYPWVAHFISQPLLLLRWAQAQQLGAIDNLWQEAQRLGEGADAEALAKALQADTSLVKVLCGFALAAINTKIARGELAFDKAQAAIVTLKRFSVDQHTVLGLNLSLSLSRLCYQLQQTLR, from the coding sequence ATGTACCCGTGGTTAGAAACGGTTTTTGCGCAGTTGCAGATGAGTTTTCAGCAACAGCGCTTTCATCATGCGCAGATGTTCCATGGTATGACTGGCGTGGGCAAACTTGAGCTAGCGCAGTCGCTCGCAGCTGCATTGTTGTGCAAGCAGGCAGGTACTTCGTTGCGCGCTTGTGGGCAGTGTAAAAGCTGTTTATTGGTCGAAGCGGATAATCATCCGGACAAACTGTTGATTACCGCTGAATCACACAGCATCAGTGTAGAGGCGATCCGCAGCTTAAATGATTTCATATTCCACTCTGCACAGCAGGGGGGCAATAAAGTGGTGGTCATTGATGGCATAGAAAAGCTCACAGAATCTGCTGCTAATGCGTTACTGAAGACCCTCGAAGAACCCGCAAAAGGGCGCTACTTGCTGCTGCTATGCAACGATACTGCGCGTGTTACGGCGACCGTTTTGAGTCGCTGTAACAAAATGAATGTGGGGGTTGCTGATGTTAATAGCGCTGAAGCCTGGCTGGCACAGCAAGGGATCCACAGCGGACAATACCCTTGGGTCGCTCACTTTATCTCCCAGCCGCTATTATTACTTAGATGGGCGCAAGCGCAGCAGCTGGGTGCTATTGATAACCTGTGGCAGGAAGCTCAACGTCTTGGTGAAGGCGCTGACGCCGAAGCATTAGCCAAAGCTTTACAAGCCGACACCAGCCTGGTCAAGGTATTATGTGGCTTTGCACTAGCGGCAATCAACACTAAAATAGCGCGGGGTGAACTGGCATTCGACAAAGCGCAGGCCGCAATTGTCACGCTCAAGCGGTTTTCAGTAGACCAACACACTGTGTTAGGCTTAAACTTGTCCCTGAGTCTGTCACGATTGTGCTATCAGTTGCAGCAAACCTTAAGATAG
- the tmk gene encoding dTMP kinase, translating into MSKGFMLVCDGSNGAGKTTVIQGIADYLEQQGFEVVLTREPGGTPIGEKVRSVILDPSTPEMSSMTELMLFGAARAQHVEEKIRPALEAGKVVISDRFDAATFSFQHYARGIDLETIKTINELALGGFKPDMNLILDLDPELGLQRVNQRGEGLDRLEDEKMEFLHRAREGYLAQAKAEPARFSVIDASEDKQSVLSACLKVVDSVIAASRHDNTNR; encoded by the coding sequence ATGAGTAAAGGTTTTATGTTGGTTTGTGATGGCAGTAACGGTGCTGGCAAGACAACAGTGATTCAGGGCATTGCCGACTATCTCGAGCAGCAGGGATTTGAAGTCGTACTGACCCGCGAGCCCGGTGGCACGCCGATTGGTGAAAAGGTCCGTAGCGTAATATTGGATCCCAGTACACCAGAAATGAGCTCAATGACCGAGCTGATGCTGTTTGGTGCAGCCCGGGCACAGCACGTAGAAGAAAAAATCCGCCCAGCCCTGGAGGCCGGCAAGGTTGTTATCTCGGACCGTTTTGACGCTGCAACTTTTAGTTTTCAACATTACGCGCGCGGTATTGATCTTGAGACCATAAAGACCATTAATGAACTGGCGCTCGGCGGATTCAAGCCCGACATGAATCTCATCTTAGATTTAGACCCTGAGCTGGGGCTGCAACGCGTCAATCAACGAGGCGAAGGGCTCGACAGGCTTGAGGATGAGAAAATGGAGTTTTTGCATCGTGCACGAGAGGGCTACCTTGCTCAGGCTAAGGCTGAACCGGCGCGTTTTAGTGTGATTGATGCGTCGGAAGATAAACAGTCTGTATTGTCAGCCTGCCTGAAGGTCGTTGATTCTGTGATTGCGGCCAGTCGCCATGATAACACAAATCGTTGA